In Strix aluco isolate bStrAlu1 chromosome Z, bStrAlu1.hap1, whole genome shotgun sequence, the sequence TTCTGCTCTTCCCAGCTGCGTAGAAAACCAGGGCTCAAAACCAGAGCCATTTAACTTCCAGAACTGCTTCTTTTCAGCTCATAAATTAAAATCCCGCTGTGAAAAGCCTGGGGCACCTTCCATCTTCCCATTCTGGTGATTCAGGGAGTTCCAGAGATGGACTCTCCAGGTGGATACCACCTCGCCTAAGAGCCAACACATGCACACAGCATTTGGGAAGTTGACCAAGTTAGGATGGTTCTGGGTCAGATCCCATCTATCGTGCCAGCAATGGGAGTGGGTTagggtctgggtgccagcaaagGGCACAGGTGACAGTGAGGGtctcagctccagctgctgggacaggACCAGTAGGTGTGTCCCGGGTGCAGCTGCTGGAGGAACTGGGATGAGTAAAGCGAGCAAGTTGTAACACCAGCACGCGAAGCAGGACTGCAGGTCACAGCCCGTGTGCCTGGTGCTGCCTCGGGGGAGCCAAAGTGATTGCATCTCCCACAGACACCAGGGAGAAGTGCTGCGGGTGGGGATGTCACGTTTTAACAAACTTCAAGGGGGGGCGGCTGGTGAGCAGGAGGCCCTGGGTCCAGGCAGGGTATCGGGCATAGGCTCACACTGGTATCTGGGGAGATCTGTGGGTGTGGAGTGCCCGTTGGGTAAATGTGTCAATGCGTGCATGCTGTGCACAGGAACTGGACCAGCTGGTGTGTAGGAGTGAGCCAGAGGGCTAAGCGTACAGGGCAGGGTTATCAGATGGATGGAAGAGCTGTGCTGGTACTCAGGGCATCTGTGCTTTCACTAGTAAACTTCAGTCCTTACCAGCTGTAGAGGAGAACAGGGACACGGCTGGCTGTGGtcatgtgtgttgggtttgtgtgtgtgtgtgacagggggTTTGGtagcggggggcgggggggctacAGTTGTGGCCCCCGTGAGAAGCTtattgaagctcccctggctccaagttcgACCTGACTCTGGCCAatgctgagccaattagtgatggtggctgcacctctgtgataacatatttaagaagagaaacctgggaggaagagtgggagtggtgaggaggagttgtgagacGCCTCTGCAGACACCGAGGTCAGTGTAAGAAAAGATGAGGAGGGGGGTGAGGCACACTGGAGCAGACACCCCACTGCAGTCCGTGGGGAgaaggcaggctgtgccctgcacccgtGGAGGTtaccgggggagcagatgccacccgagcccggggaggaccccaggccagagcaggggctgtgcccaaagaagtaTCCCCTCAGGGCAGCACGGTGCTcagcagagagcaggacacaAACCCCAGAGGATGCACAGAAGCCAGCAGGCAAGTCCTTGTCACAGCTTTCCCCCAGGGCCAGACCCCACCAGAAGCGCCCAGCAGAGACTTCTCTGGGGGCGCTGGTGACGCTCCCAGACAGAGACACCTCTTTGTAGATGTGCTGCAGAGTGACGGCAGTCGGACGGACTCATGCTGGCAACCTGATGACCACCTGGCCCTGGTGCCCTTGGAAAGGCCAGCAGTTTCCTGGGGACACATCCAGCTGCAGCCAGAACAAGAGAGCAGTGAGGGGTGAGAGTGTGTTGGGGACAACACAACCGCTCGTGCCGCTTGGAGCACGGGACCAGTGTGTCTGGGGGTGGCTACTGCAGCTCGGAAGTGAGGCGCCTGTGAAGAAATGGACAGAAGCAGGAGGTGCCTTCCCTGCCTGACAGAGGGGGCTCTCAGTGTTATGGAAAGGAGGAGAACACCGGTTATGAAACCACCCTCGTCAGGACCTTACACAAACACCTCTCTGCTCAGCGGCTCTGCAGGGCACCTCCCGCTTCCCACCCCTGAAAAGGCACTGTTAGGGACAAGTGTGGAAATGGGGTCACCAGGGAGAAAGTCTTTCACTCAGCTGGGACAGAGGCCTGTGGGCAAGGTGCAGCAGTTCCACTCAGTTCAGCTTCGTTCCCCTCCTGAGGGGAACCGCTGATCTCTAGCAGTCCCAGCCCTGTGTTTGAGCTTTGGTTTCAGGAACCTGATCAGCACTGTGGGCTGGAgcagcactgccctgggcagaggggagagCCCCTGAGGTCGGTCCCAGCTtcacaggaaggaaggaaaccagCACTGATGAGTTCTGCTACGGTACCTGCAAAATAGCATCAGGAGGGTTGGACGCAAAGAACAACCCCACAACCCTGGAGCTCCAATTCTCTCTGCAGCTGTAGGTCTCCAAAGTTCTCTGCATGTCGATGGTGGCACCTGTAAGGAAGGGAGAGCAGGTGACTGCAAGAGGCCACAGACCAGGAGCACTTGGTGCTCAGACACTCTTTCTGGTGCCGTCAAGCAGCTCCACATCTGTCAGCGCTGTTCTCATCCCCAGGCCGTGGGGGTGCCCAGCTGCACGGGGCAGGGATGGCATCCCTGTGTCTGGTGACTGCTGCTCCCACAGCACCACGAGGAGAAGGTCTGAgggtgctgggaggcagcaggtGCCCGGGGCAATGACAGCAGAGCAAAGCTGAGGGCTCGCTGCGTGGGCAGCAGAGGGTGACCCAGCTGTTCCCTTTCCAGATGCAGTGAGAGGAAGAGCCCCTCCATCAGCACAGGAACTGGCCCGGAAGGAAAGCTGGCCAGCAGAAAGCTGGCACCCAGCATGTTCGCTCATGCAAACTCACCAAGAGCCACTGCAAGCAGCAAGACGACTTGCAGAAACCTCCTCTTCTGCGAGGCCATCTTTTGCCTGAATATGAGGGAGTCCTGTGTCTGTCTATGAGCCCAGTCTTGAGCAAAGCCCTTCACGGGTGGATTTCTGATTTCAGGCTGAAAAGCCTCTGTTTTAGAAGCCTGCTGCTGACAGAGAGCTGACAGAGCAGTGCCCAGGAGAAACGCGATTTCCATCCACACTGTTCAACACTgccagcagctcttccccagaGGGAGGGCTCCAGGAGCACCTCCCAAAAGGGAACGAAAATAATCCCAGAAGTAAAGAGGTGGAGCAAATGAAGACTGCTTTTCAGCAGCCTTTCTGGTGTGGACCTTGCTCTCTCTTTGGCTGAGAAAACAGGGCTGTTCTTGCTTGCGATCACACAGCTCCCTCGTTGGGGTGTCTCTCCTCGCggctgggaagggcaggagcctTGTCTGTGGGTCTTCCCAGAGCCCTCCCGGAGCTGCGTGGTCTCTTGCCCAAGCTGGGGAAAACCCTTCCCTGGCAGAGGTACGGCTCTGCGCCCCAGCGTCTGGCTACGCAGCAGTTTGTCCTACCGCAGCCAAAGTTTGGGCCTCTGGCAAACGCGCAGGAGTGAAGCTGCCGAGGGGCTTGGCTCGAGCTTCTCCCTGAGAACGGCCACAGCATGAGCAGCACCCGGCTTCAGTGCCCAAGTGGGAGCCCCGGGCTGCTGGCTGGGGAACACCCCCTGATCTCCCTGTGGCTCGCACTGGCCCTCAGCCATCCCCTTCCTACCCATCCCTGTCCACAGCAGAAACATGTAGCATGTACACGGCGAAGATGCACATGCCCAGCAGAAGTCTCCCCAGGGAGGCGAGGGGCGGGTGACAAGGAAGGCTGGAGACCATCCCTGGGCAAGGAAACCAGAGGAGAGTCAGGCCTGTCTCTGGAGGTCTCTTCTCGAGGATCCCCAGCCACCCACGTTCCAGCTCCCTGCGGGGAGGCGGGCACCGAGTCCTACACGctccctccctggggcaggggagggggcaccCCACTGGGTGCCAAGGGTGCAGCAGCAGTAGAGGCGCTGGGCCTTGTCGGCCGGGCCGGGGTGGGCGCAGGCAGCACAGCTGAGGGCCCCGGCCGGGCGCTCCTGCGCGGGACGGGGAAGTGCAGACGGAAACACTCGGGGCCCAGCGGGCGCTGGCCCGGCGTCAGCCCCTGCACCTGCCCAGAGCAACAGAGCCACTGCTGCACACAGGAATGGGCTTCAGGAATACCAAGGGAATTTTAGAGTTACTTTTGGAAGAGTTACTTTTACCCCACACATTTCAAcattcagaaaattcaaatttaCAGTTTGGAGGTTTCCAAAATTTGGAAATTTcaaatttctgaaatttcagacatttcaaattcaaaatgtgGACATTTCAAAATCCAGaaatttcaaattcaaaactcCCACATTCCAAAACCTGGACATTTGAAATCTGGAATTTGGAAAATTCAAATCTACAGTTCTGAGGTTTCCAAATCTCAAAATTCAAAAgtttcaaacatttcaaattcaAGATGCAGACACTTTAAAATTTGgcattttcaaattcaaaattccaACATTCCAAAACCTGGgcatatgaaatttaaaatttggaaaattcaAATTTACAGTTCAGAGGTTTCCAAATTTTGAAATTTGGAAATTTCAAATTCCAgacatttttaattcaacattCTGGCATCTCAAAATACAGCACTTTCAAATTCAAACTGCCGACATTCCAAAACCCAGACAGTTCAGatttagaattcagaaaattcaaatctaaagttcagagatttccaaattttgaaagtcagaaatttcaaatttcagaaatgtCCAATTCAAGATGCGgacatttcaaaatttgtcattttcaaattcaaaattccaTCATTTCATAACCCCAGATATTTCAAATTTGGAATTTagaaaattcaaatctaaagtTCTGAGGCTTTCaaatttcaaaattcagaagTTTCAAATGTGTCCtgacacccccacacccccagactcccccaggacccccagacCATCCAGACCCCTCCACAACCCCGCCCAGAACTCCCATACCCCCCCTAGaacccctcctggcacccccagaACACTCCCAGGATCCCTAGAGCCCCCCTAGACCCCCACCATCACCCCCAGacccctccaggaccaccccaggacccccccagcaccccctgaggatccccagagccccccagacTCCACATGGtacccccagacacacacacccccccccgaaCCCCCTGACACATGCAGACCGCCCCCAGGCCCCACCCCAAGCTCATCGTGACCAGGGTGACCATGTGCTGCCCCTCCTCCCGCAGCAGCTCCTGCCGTTGCCCCTCGGCCTCCTGGGAAGGAGTGAAGGCGGAGGGGGGGGATCGGTCGCCCCCCCAAAGactggggggtgttggggggatgTGAGGGTTTCGGAGGTCAGGGAGCCCCCCCCAGAGCGGTGACAGACATCACAGATGCACCCTGAGCCCTGGCTGCGGAAGGTGCAGTGGGGGCACTGCCAGCTCTATGGtaaaaaaaaggtgtgggggggtcAGGGCTTGGGGTCACCCCCAAAACTCGGGGACCCCCCCCAAGGAAGGGCAGGGACCCCCCAAACTgacctgggggctgggggggccgttGGGCGAGGCGGGGGCACTCGCAGACCCCGCAGAGGACGCTGGGGCCGGGGTTCAGGAAGGTGCAGGAGGTGCAGGCGCAGCCCCCACCTCGCTGCTGGTGTTGGGGGGTGGCCCCAGAGTCAGGGGGGCCCCTATAGcactggagaggaagaaaagagggtgAGGGACCCTATAGATCCCCATAATCCCCCACAGGGGAtcggggggggttgggggggctgtaccctggggtccccccatggAGGCTGGCTGGTGGGTTccacctggaggagggagggggcggggggacacTCTCAGGATCTATAGGGGCTCTATAGGGGCCCTACAGACCCACACAGGACCCCAGAAGCCCCCACCAGGCCCTCCAGCCCTTCTACAGCCCATCCAGACCCTAGAGCCCCCCCATAGCGCCCCTAGAGCCCCCCTATAGAGCTCCCCTAGAGCCCCCCCAGGCCCTATAGAGCCCATCTACAGCCCCCTCAGCCCCTATAGAACCCCCATAGAGCCCCCGTAGCCCCTATAATGCTCCCTATAGCCCCTCCAGCCCCTATAGAGCCCCCCAGCCCTGTACCCGCAGGGCCGTCCCCATCCGTTCTTGGCAGCGAATCGGCCACCAGCAGCCCctgggagcaggaagaggagccACTCCCAGTTCACACCAGTATGAACCAGTGACACCCCCACTCCACCCTCCCTGTAcatccctggggacccccagtATAGCCCAGTTCCCTGCCAACCCCTCCCAGTGCAGCCCAAcctcctcccagtccctcccagtatagCCATGtcctccccccactccctcccactATAGCTGTGTGCttcccccagtccctcccagttccCACCAGTCCCCGCTTACCTCAGCCCCCTCGCCAGCACATCAGTGAAGAACTCGGGGTTCGGATGCTGGTTctggtggtgggggggggagagTCAGAGccctcccagtcccccccagtacatcccagtgcCTCCCACTACGTCCCAGTGTCCCTCAGTACATTCCAGTGCCCCTCCCAGTActccccagtatgtcccagtgacccctagtatgtcccagtaaccctcccagCACTCctcagtatgtcccagtgccccccagtacatGTCAGTGaaactcccagtgccccccagtatgtGCCAGTGCCCTGCAATAcgtcccagtaaccctcccagtgccccccactatgtcccagtgaccttcctagtgctcctcaatatatcccagtatgtcccagtgccctgcagtacatcccagtaaccctcccagtgcccccagtatgcCTCAGTGCCTCCTAGTATATCCCAGTAACTCTTCTAGCACACCCCAATTACCCAactatgtcccagtgccctgcagtacatCCCTGTAACCCCTCCAGTGCGCCCCAGTACATCTCAGcgaccctcccagtgccccccagtatctgccagtgactctcctagcgctccccaatatatcccagtatgtcccagtgccctgcagtaccccagtaaccctcccagtgccccccactatgtaccagtgacctttctagtgctccccaatatatcccagtatgtcccgcTGGCCCccgtatgtcccagtgccccccccagtCCGTCCTAACAaccttcccagtgccccccagtttgtcccagtgccccccagtttgtcccagtgccccccagcactCACGGCCAGCAGCAGGTCCCGCTCGGCGCGCAGCAGCAGGACGTTGGCGGTGATGGTGGCCACATGGGGGATTTGGGGACTGCCTGCCCCTGGGGGGAAGCTCAGCCCCTTTCTTGTCTCCTCCGTGTGCCCCAAcagctgcagcaccccccagcccccctgcagGGGAGGGGCATCATCACTGGGGGGGATATGGGctatgggggtgggggggaattgGGGTGTCCCAGGTGGGAACTGGGGTCCTACAGCAGAATATTGGGGTGCTGTAATGGGATACTGGGGTGATATGAGGGATACTGGGGTGATACTGGGAGTACTGCAGTTGTATGGAGGAATACTGGGGTGTTATAGGGGATATTAGGGTGATATGGGGGGATTGGGGTCCTACAGCAAAATATTGGGGTGCTCAAGGGAGATATTGGGGTGATATTGGGGCTCTATGGGGGATATTAGGGTGATACAGTGGGATTAGGACCCTATAGGAAAATATTGGGGTGCTAGAGAGGGATATTGCGGTGATATTGGGGTTCTACAAGGGGATATTGGGATGATACGGGGGGATTGGGGTCCTTGAGGTTTTGGGGTGCCAGTGCGGGTTTTGGGGTACCTGCACGGCGTCAACGGTGCCGCGGCAGACGAGGTTCACGAAGCGGACGGTGCGGCAGTGCTGGGggggccaggctgcagcaggttcCAGCCGTACTTCTCCAGGATGCTGAGTGCCATCTGCAGCCCTCCCAAACCCTGCGGATGCCCCCCGGCACCTGGGGGGGACAGGAAGGGTCAGGGggagcccccaaacccccactgcacccccacatccccccactccccctcccacTGCCCCCCATACCCCATTCCCCCATATTTTGGTTGCCCCCCCCTGCATTTTGGGTGTCCCCCTCCTGCATTTTGGGCCCTCCCCGTACCAGGCACAGGTTGTCACACAGCAGCAGGGCCCCGTCCAAGTGCTGACACTTGTCTCGGGGGGGCCAGGGGACCCCCAAAATCGGGCTCAGCTCGGCCGGCATTGCCTCCCCGGGGTCCCGGGTCAGAGCTGCCTCCAGTGCCACACACAGAGCCCCAAGATCGGGCAGGGGGGACCCTCACTGCCCCCCGGGGTTCGGGGGGACTCCTCTGGGTTGGGGGTGCCCCCTCGGAGTGGTCCACGATGGAGGGGCACCCCTGGGAGGACCCCGCGGTGTGGAGGGAGCCCTCAGGATCTCGGGGGGCCCCTCAGAGGCCTctgggatgggggagggggggggcccggggtgtggggggagccCCCTCTGCCGGGACGGGGCGCTGGGCTTGGCCTCTTCTGCCATCACCTGAGGGGTGTGAAacggggagaaaaagggaaatgggggcggggggtggtgttATGGCAAAAATAACGAGTTAACGGGGCAGCGGTGGCACTAATGGGGGTGCACCCCTCACCTGGGGTCCCCGAGGGGtcctgccccccaaaacccctctgCTGGGGGGGATCCCAGTGGGCAGGGGggtccctctccccaccctgtcaGGGGGGTCCCGTCCCCTGCTACCAAGTGCCCTGTCAGGGGGCTCCccggggggggggaacgggggggtGTGAGGGTCCGGGGGTACCAGGGAGAACTCGGGGACCCCCATCCCCAGCGCGGGGGGTGCCGCGGGGAGGGGGTGCCCAGCGAGGAGCCCCTGCCTACCTCAGGGGCcggtggggagaggaggaggaagaggaggaggaagaggaggcagcggCGCCCACCCCGACCAGCACTGCCTCCAAaacagcggcggcggcggctgaggaGAGGAAAACGCCTTCCCGCCCTGCGGCCCTcacgccgcgccggccccgcccccgaaCGGGCTGCCCTCACCCGACATGGCGGCCGCGGCGTCGCTCCGCACCCCTCCTCCGCATTCTGCGCATGAGCCCCGCTGGCCCCGCCCTTGCACTGGCACTGCCCACACTCCCCATGGAGGCTGCCGTGTAACTCCGCACCCCTTCCGCGTTCTGTGCATGCGccccgctggccccgcccccgccctggCAATGCCCACACTCTCCAGGGCGGACCCCGCTTCCTCCAGGGCCACCATGATGGCGGTGGTGACGGCCCCGCGGTTCCAGCCGCTCCTCTGGGCCCTACGGGCTCCGATGAGGCGGGAAGGCGGGTAGGGtgggcctggggtgggggggacctcGGGGGTGGAGTCACGCCCGCGTCGCAGCCTCACCCCGCCCGGGGGGTGTGAACCCGGCGGCTCTGGAGGGAGTTGgggtcctccctccctcccctcttcccctcccccgcccttcccggggggcaccgggggccggGACGTCCCGGTGAGCGCCCCGACGGCGGATTccgccccaccccacccccccgcccccgccgccccggggcccggcAGGCGCGGGCCCCGCTGGCGAGCGGGGCCGTGGCGGCGGGGCCCGCGCAGGCGGCGCCGGCTGCAGATCTCGCAGGAGGCGCAGCagcggccggcggggctggggcggcaGCTGCGGACGAAGGGGAGAGCGGGGCCGCCGGCCTGGGGGGAccggcccggggtgggggggccgggccgcgctgagCGGGGCCTCGGCGGCGGCCATCGGCGGAGGGGCGCGACCGCGCGGCCCCAGCGGGCGCTGCCGCGGGCGGGAGGACGCCGAGCCCGGAGCTCGGGGGAGGCGCCGggagccgcccggcccggcccggcccgctggGCCCTGTCGCGGGCCCCCCCGAGCGTCCCGTGAGGGCTCCGCCGCGCTGCAGGAGCGGGGCCCGGCTGGCGAAGGCCGTCGTGCGGCCGCGGGAGCAGGGGCCGGCCC encodes:
- the LOC141918802 gene encoding uncharacterized protein LOC141918802: MVALEEAGSALESVGIARAGAGPAGRMHRTRKGCGVTRQPPWGVWAVPVQGRGQRGSCAECGGGVRSDAAAAMSGREGVFLSSAAAAAVLEAVLVGVGAAASSSSSSSSSSPHRPLRCRGASAGFGRAADGTQHPGEVRLEPAAAWPPQHCRTVRFVNLVCRGTVDAVQGGWGVLQLLGHTEETRKGLSFPPGAGSPQIPHVATITANVLLLRAERDLLLANQHPNPEFFTDVLARGLRCHHRHAENFGDLQLQRELELQGCGVVLCVQPS